The sequence CTGACACCAATCTCTTCACCCTTATTTCGAAAGATTGCAAGGTAGGCAACGTGAGGATTATTCTTTAATTCCATAGTTACATTTTTCCATAATCCAACAACCTTAACCATCTGCTCAAGAGAAAGCTCGTCCAAATCCTTCAAATCATGCTCCGGAGTTTCAACTATAATGCTGCACTGCCCAATTGCTCTCGCTTTTTTATAAAAACCTCTGCTTTCTGGATTCTTGGCTTTAAAATCAAGCATTGGAAATCTGTTGGGCAAAATCAAAACTTCCCAGCCGTAGCCCGTCTCCTCACTCCCGGGACAGAATGGGCAAAAATCTCTAGGACGCCAAGGTCTGTGTTTTCGAACGGCAGAAACCATTATCCACTGACCCGTTAAAGGATTGTAGCGAAGCTCCCTCATAATGACCACAAAGTTAATTTCTCCTCACCTCTAAAAATCTTTGGTGGTTGTACGAAGTTCCCAGACTCATTTCTCCTCGGAACTGCTACCTCTTCTTACCAGATAGAGGGAGACAACGTGTGGAGCGACTGGTGGTACTGGGCTGAGAAGAGAAAGCTTCCCAAGGCTGAAAAAGCCTGCAACCACTGGGAGCTTTATAAGGAGGATATAGAGCTGATGGCATCACTCGGTTATCCCGCTTATAGGTTCTCGATTGAATGGGCACGCATATTTCCTGAAGAGGGAAAGCTGAACGAAGCTGCGCTCATAAAGTACCAAGAACTCATAAATCTGCTCAACAAAAAAGGAATAACTCCAATGCTCACAATTCATCACTTCACCTTGCCGACATGGTTCGCACTAAAAGGAGGCTTTGAGAAGGAGGAAAACCTGAAGTATTGGGAGGAATACATCAGCGTCATAACTGAGCTTAAAGGTGTTGAGCTTGTTGCAACATTCAACGAGCCGATGGTCTACGTTGTCGCTAGTTATCTTATGGGGATGTGGCCCCCATTCAAGAAGAACCCACTAATAGCAGGAAAAGTTGCTGTTAACATGATAAATGCCCATGCAATAGCCTATGAAATCCTCCACGGAAAGTTCAAGGTTGGAATTGTTAAGAACTACCAGCACTTCATACCAGCCTCAGACTCAAAGAGGGACAAGGAAGCGAGAGATAGAGTTGATTACCTCTTCAACTGGGCTTTCATTGACGGCATTTTCTATGGAAGCTACGAAGGCTTTATGAAAAAACATAAAGTAAGCGAAAGCGACTTGGACTTCATAGGGATAAACTACTACAACATCCAGAAGGTTAAGAAGAGCCGGAATCCGCTGAATCCCTTCATAGTTGAAGATGCCAACGTAAGCAGAAAGACCGATATGGGATGGAGCGTTTATCCAAAGGGAATTTATGATGGGATAAGAAGCTTTTCGAGATACGAAAAACCAATGTACATAACGGAAAACGGCATAGCAACGCTTGATGATGAGTGGAGGATAGAGTTCATAGTCCAGCATCTGCAGTATGTCCACAAGGCTATTAAAGAGGGTTTTGACATCAACGGCTACTTTTACTGGTCATTTATGGACAACTATGAGTGGGCTGAGGGATTCAGACCGAGATTTGGACTGATCGAAATTGATTATGAAACTTTCGAGAGAAAGCCAAGGAGAAGCGCCTACATTTACGGTGAAATTACTAAGAAAAAGGAAATAAGTGATGAGGTGTTAGAAAAGTACGGTCTCGAGGAGTTTTAGCCTTTTATCATTTTTCGGATTTCTTCCATGTTCTCTTCGCTGAACTGAGGAAGCATGTCTAAATTGAGTTCAATCAGCTCTGCAATAGCTTTTAAGCCGTTCTCTGCGTTGTTCACAAGGGGATCGAGGAGAATAGCTTTGACTACCTTTTCTAAACTGCCTTCGGCAGCGGCCTCAGCTGAGAGCTTCTGAATCTCTGCTTGAGTTCTCAGCATCGGTATTACTTCCCCCGGAAGCTCAACCTTCAAAGGTTTGACTCCCCCAGGAGAAACTTCAGCTGGCACTTCAACTATAGTCCCATCAGGCAAATTAATGTAGCCTTTATTAGGAACATTTATAGCCTCTTGAAGCTTTTCTTTACCGTCAAGCCCTTCAACGATGTTCATTGCAATATCCGGAAACTTGATGAACTTATTGAATGCGAACTTGGGCACGAGACCCTTGAGGAACAGCCGCAAAAGCTTTCTAACTTCCTCTCCCTCTTTTTTTGTCCGCTCGATCCACTTCAAGCCTTTCCTCTCTTCTGGAATTAAATCCCATGCAAAGCTTAAGTATTCCCCAATGTGGTTATCATCAGGCGATGGAAACAGCCCAAAAGCTCTGTATAAGAGCTGGGACAAAGGCTCAAACTTTGGATTCTTCTCTAACGCAGAATCAAGCTTTTCATAACTTTCTTCCCCATCCATGTAAAACTCCTTGATCCATGTGAAGTGATTCAGACCAGCAGCAATGAAAGTTATCTGATTTTCTTTAACCCTCAACAAGGGAGCT is a genomic window of Thermococcus sp. M39 containing:
- a CDS encoding glycoside hydrolase family 1 protein: MFGGCTKFPDSFLLGTATSSYQIEGDNVWSDWWYWAEKRKLPKAEKACNHWELYKEDIELMASLGYPAYRFSIEWARIFPEEGKLNEAALIKYQELINLLNKKGITPMLTIHHFTLPTWFALKGGFEKEENLKYWEEYISVITELKGVELVATFNEPMVYVVASYLMGMWPPFKKNPLIAGKVAVNMINAHAIAYEILHGKFKVGIVKNYQHFIPASDSKRDKEARDRVDYLFNWAFIDGIFYGSYEGFMKKHKVSESDLDFIGINYYNIQKVKKSRNPLNPFIVEDANVSRKTDMGWSVYPKGIYDGIRSFSRYEKPMYITENGIATLDDEWRIEFIVQHLQYVHKAIKEGFDINGYFYWSFMDNYEWAEGFRPRFGLIEIDYETFERKPRRSAYIYGEITKKKEISDEVLEKYGLEEF